In Carassius gibelio isolate Cgi1373 ecotype wild population from Czech Republic chromosome B2, carGib1.2-hapl.c, whole genome shotgun sequence, a single genomic region encodes these proteins:
- the LOC127951324 gene encoding mannose-binding protein C-like, translated as MAVLKLFLKAGLLLQFALQLLDGAEPQNLNCPAYCGVPGTPGHNGLPGRDGRDGAIGPKGEKGEPGVSVQGPPGKAGPPGTAGEKGERGPSGPQGSPGRELLSDTLKSEVQQLNAKIAMIEKVVSFNTFRKVGQKYYITDGVEATFDAGMKYCKDVGGTIVLPRTAFENQVLLKVSVSSGLGSKKPYIRTTDRETEGRFMDTEGNQLTFTNWHPGQPDDYKGVQDCGTITDSGLWDDVGCNGQHPIICEIEIR; from the exons ATGGCAGTGTTAAAGCTGTTCTTAAAGGCTGGTCTGCTCCTTCAGTTTGCACTGCAGCTGTTGGATGGAGCTGAACCTCAGAACCTAAACTGTCCTGCATATTGTGGAGTTCCTGGCACTCCCGGACACAATGGTCTGCCTGGGAGAGATGGGAGAGATGGAGCGATCGGACCCAAAGGAGAGAAGGGAGAGCCAG GAGTGAGTGTTCAGGGACCACCAGGTAAAGCGGGACCACCTGGGACAGCTGGAGAAAAGGGGGAAAGGGGACCTTCAGGTCCACAag GCTCTCCTGGACGTGAACTCTTATCTGACACCCTAAAATCTGAGGTGCAGCAACTTAATGCCAAGATTGCCATGATTGAGAAAGTTGTGAGTTTTAATACATTCAGAAAGGTCGGACAGAAATACTACATCACTGATGGTGTTGAGGCAACTTTTGATGCAGGGATGAAGTACTGTAAGGATGTTGGTGGGACAATAGTTTTGCCAAGAACTGCTTTTGAAAATCAGGTATTATTGAAAGTATCAGTATCCAGTGGTTTAGGTAGTAAGAAGCCATATATAAGaactacagacagagaaacagagggACGGTTTATGGACACTGAGGGGAACCAATTGACTTTTACTAACTGGCATCCTGGTCAGCCTGATGATTATAAGGGGGTGCAAGACTGTGGAACAATAACAGACTCTGGCCTTTGGGATGATGTTGGTTGTAATGGTCAACATCCCATCATATGTGAAATAGAAATCAGATAG
- the cbln13 gene encoding cerebellin 13 encodes MKMLAAQKTLLLLCVGVSLGHAFVTLEQFKSIEERLKATEETLKELKRENEALRTITKASSDKLVSIQAENNAKKVAFSVGLLASGEQKSGPYDTRTTLVYKKIFTNTGNAYDPNTGIFKAPVNGVYFFRFYAHAHTPTQMAVSLHKNDQLQCSVFSQKPFSNANGSNGVVLSLQKGDEVYTQLWKNSWVYDDGNSYTSFSGFLLFSL; translated from the exons ATGAAGATGTTGGCAGCTCAAAAGACGCTGTTATTGCTTTGTGTTGGGGTCTCACTAGGACATGCTTTCGTTACATTAGAACAGTTTAAGAGCATTGAGGAAAGGCTGAAAGCCACAGAGGAAACACTGAAAGAACTGAAGAGAGAGAATGAAG CTCTAAGGACTATCACCAAAGCCTCAAGTGATAAACTTGTATCTATCCAGGCAGAAAATAACG CCAAAAAGGTTGCCTTTTCAGTTGGACTTTTGGCATCTGGAGAGCAAAAATCTGGACCCTATGACACTCGGACAACTTTGGTGTATAAAAAAATCTTCACCAATACTGGGAACGCATATGACCCCAACACTG GTATTTTTAAGGCACCAGTGAATGGAGTCTATTTCTTCAGATTTTATGCTCATGCTCATACTCCTACGCAAATGGCAGTCAGTCTCCATAAAAATGATCAGCTCCAGTGCTCTGTATTTTCTCAGAAGCCCTTTTCCAATGCTAATGGCAGCAATGGTGTTGTTCTCTCACTGCAGAAGGGTGATGAAGTGTACACACAGCTGTGGAAGAACAGCTGGGTTTATGACGATGGAAACAGCTACACTAGCTTCAGCGGTTTTCTGCTTTTCTCTTTGTGA
- the LOC127951320 gene encoding E3 ubiquitin-protein ligase znrf2-like, producing the protein MGTRSSRLHEEAAATAFDKDGIKRESCRRIRSNRPTSLMVEFSGNFDHDSETNRSRSEEGSDSDNGQHASSDGSPADSHMSPSLSSQASPTDENGAEEKREEDGSPGGPVSAEEIGRAPQRTFSERLPGGRHSSAGGVTARSTRVRGTHARPVSEAWIGLYRVNNRHGAIRCPFCTKPFPGGRIEDHLLSCLTSPPLPYNTDMLAKDSGECSICLEDLLQGETIARLACLCVYHKSCIDTWSKVKACCPEHPFD; encoded by the exons ATGGGAACGAGATCGAGCCGTTTACACGAGGAGGCTGCCGCGACAGCCTTCGATAAAGATGGCATCAAGAGAGAGTCCTGTCGACGGATCCGAAGCAACAGGCCCACTAGCCTCATGGTGGAGTTCTCCGGCAACTTCGACCATGACTCAGAGACGAACCGCAGCCGGTCGGAAGAGGGCAGCGACTCTGACAACGGGCAGCATGCGAGCAGCGACGGCAGCCCCGCCGACAGCCACATGTCCCCGTCTCTGAGCAGCCAGGCCTCGCCGACGGACGAGAACGGGGCCGAGGAGAAACGCGAGGAGGATGGTAGTCCTGGAGGCCCTGTGAGCGCGGAGGAAATAGGCCGTGCACCGCAGCGCACTTTCTCGGAGCGTTTGCCCGGTGGTCGGCATTCTTCCGCCGGTGGCGTCACAGCAAGGTCCACCCGGGTGAGGGGCACCCACGCCCGGCCAGTCTCTGAGGCGTGGATCGGACTCTACAGGGTCAACAACCGTCACGGTG CTATTCGTTGTCCCTTCTGCACCAAGCCGTTCCCTGGAGGGCGAATCGAGGACCATCTTTTAAGTTGTCTGACTTCTCCACCTCTTCCTTATAACA CTGATATGCTAGCCAAGGATAGTGGAGAGTGTTCAATTTGTCTCGAAGACCTGCTTCAGGGGGAAACCATCGCTCGactggcctgcctgtgtgtctacCATAAAAG